The following are encoded in a window of Sinorhizobium sojae CCBAU 05684 genomic DNA:
- a CDS encoding COG4223 family protein encodes MVSEKPPRRSKPEKEPLTIDLEAERTETEAEAVADRDPVTDKPADMAASQTPGPGEAEHPETEYREAQNQETENQETESQEAERQEEAEAERVDSAAAAFDEEPPHLNNAAAPETKARRPSASGALAAGILGGLVALAGAGVLQYAGYLPTLGPERGNGAAEQELRSEIEAVKAELQARPRPASVDIAPLESRVAALEQTTGAPAGAPDVTALQAEIGNLTEEIAALKAGLADVRQTTNAERSELAARIDEAEQKLNAPANDIRMAKAVAVTALKTAIDRGGPFLAELDQLRSVAPEDETVKELADHAPTGVATRVQLRTEFPAAASAMLDALIQPDPDEGIFDRLVSSAMSGIRVRPVGSIEGDSPEAVIARIEDKLDNGDLKGASLEWANLPEPAKSAGQEFKEKLDRRLHVETIIDAAMAEAMARSGTQG; translated from the coding sequence ATGGTATCGGAAAAGCCGCCGCGCCGTTCGAAACCGGAAAAGGAACCGTTGACGATCGATCTCGAAGCGGAACGGACGGAGACCGAAGCGGAAGCCGTCGCCGATCGGGACCCTGTCACCGACAAGCCGGCGGACATGGCTGCAAGCCAGACGCCCGGGCCTGGTGAGGCGGAGCACCCGGAGACGGAGTACCGGGAAGCCCAGAACCAGGAAACCGAGAACCAGGAGACCGAGAGCCAGGAAGCCGAACGCCAGGAGGAAGCGGAGGCGGAGCGGGTCGACTCGGCCGCGGCCGCCTTCGACGAGGAGCCCCCGCACTTGAACAATGCCGCGGCACCGGAGACCAAGGCCAGGCGGCCCTCCGCTTCCGGCGCGCTCGCCGCCGGCATCCTCGGCGGACTGGTGGCGCTTGCCGGGGCCGGGGTGCTGCAATATGCCGGCTACCTCCCCACCCTCGGACCGGAACGCGGCAACGGCGCGGCGGAGCAGGAACTCAGAAGCGAAATCGAGGCCGTGAAGGCCGAGCTTCAAGCGCGGCCACGGCCGGCGTCGGTCGACATCGCTCCCCTGGAAAGCCGTGTCGCTGCGCTGGAACAGACGACCGGGGCGCCGGCTGGCGCGCCGGACGTGACGGCGCTTCAAGCCGAGATCGGCAATCTGACCGAAGAAATCGCCGCCTTGAAGGCCGGACTAGCCGATGTCAGGCAGACCACGAATGCCGAGAGATCCGAACTTGCGGCCCGCATTGATGAGGCGGAGCAAAAGCTGAATGCGCCGGCCAACGATATCCGGATGGCAAAGGCCGTTGCCGTGACCGCCCTGAAGACGGCGATCGATCGCGGTGGACCTTTCCTCGCCGAACTCGACCAGTTGCGCAGCGTCGCGCCGGAGGATGAGACGGTGAAGGAACTGGCCGACCACGCCCCAACGGGTGTCGCCACGCGCGTGCAATTGCGGACGGAATTCCCGGCCGCAGCCTCGGCGATGCTGGACGCGCTCATCCAGCCCGATCCGGACGAGGGTATTTTCGACCGCCTGGTTTCGAGCGCAATGTCCGGCATCCGCGTGCGTCCGGTGGGCAGCATCGAAGGCGACTCGCCGGAGGCGGTGATCGCCCGGATCGAAGACAAGCTCGACAATGGCGACCTCAAGGGCGCGTCGCTCGAATGGGCCAACCTTCCCGAACCCGCGAAGTCCGCCGGGCAGGAGTTCAAGGAGAAGCTCGACCGGCGGCTGCATGTCGAAACGATAATCGATGCCGCCATGGCTGAAGCCATGGCGCGCAGCGGCACGCAAGGCTAA
- a CDS encoding heme biosynthesis protein HemY produces the protein MIRILFFILLVLALALGFAWLADRPGELSLTWQGQLIEMSLMRAASILISLIALVLITIWLVRAIWLSPQTVTRYFRARKRDRGYQALSTGLIAAGAGDAALARKMVSRTRSLIRVDQEPLIHLLEAQTALIEGRHDDARRKFEQMADDPETRELGLRGLYLEAKRLGAHEAARQFAERAAEKAPHLAWATLATLDDRSQAGRWDEALRLLDQSRSANVLDKKDANRKKAVLLTARAMSNLEADPKSARDDALAALKLEERLVPAALIAAKALFREDNLRKGASTLEKVWKLEPHPEIAGLYVRARGGDSALDRLKRAKRLETLRGNNAVSLATVAEAALDARELDLARQKAEAAARLAPTESIFMLLADIEEADTGDEGRIRHWMAQALRSPRDPAWTADGVISPSWLPVSPVSGRLDAFEWKAPPTQLSATTEEDRPDADAAIRSLPPVATAIPAAAAEPPEPAEAEAPAAPAEAETPIELPERKEETARPESKEPVGDEEPSPFFGRRPDDPGVRASAAGDGDKTNFRLF, from the coding sequence ATGATCCGGATACTGTTCTTCATCCTGCTCGTCCTCGCTCTCGCCCTCGGGTTTGCCTGGCTTGCAGACCGGCCAGGCGAGCTTTCGCTGACATGGCAGGGACAGCTCATCGAAATGAGCCTGATGCGCGCGGCCTCCATCCTGATCTCGCTCATTGCGCTTGTCCTCATCACGATTTGGCTGGTCCGGGCGATATGGCTATCGCCGCAAACCGTCACCCGCTATTTCCGCGCCCGTAAGCGCGACCGCGGTTATCAGGCGCTATCGACCGGGCTGATCGCCGCCGGAGCCGGCGATGCCGCCCTCGCCCGAAAGATGGTAAGCCGCACGCGGAGCCTGATTCGGGTGGACCAGGAGCCGCTGATCCACCTGCTCGAGGCGCAGACGGCACTGATCGAGGGTCGGCATGACGACGCGCGCCGGAAATTCGAACAGATGGCGGACGACCCGGAGACGCGCGAACTCGGCCTGCGCGGGCTCTATCTCGAGGCCAAGCGCCTCGGTGCCCATGAAGCTGCCCGCCAATTTGCAGAGCGCGCCGCCGAAAAGGCGCCGCACCTGGCCTGGGCGACGCTCGCGACCCTCGACGATCGCAGCCAGGCCGGCCGGTGGGACGAGGCGCTTCGCCTCCTCGACCAGAGCCGCTCCGCCAATGTCCTCGACAAGAAGGACGCGAACCGGAAGAAGGCCGTGTTGCTGACGGCACGCGCCATGAGCAATCTCGAAGCCGACCCGAAGTCGGCGCGCGACGACGCGCTGGCGGCGCTGAAGCTCGAAGAGCGGCTGGTACCGGCAGCGCTGATCGCAGCCAAGGCGCTGTTTCGCGAAGACAATCTGCGCAAGGGCGCCTCGACGCTTGAAAAGGTCTGGAAGCTTGAGCCGCATCCGGAGATCGCCGGTCTTTATGTGCGCGCACGCGGCGGCGACTCTGCACTTGACCGGCTGAAGCGCGCGAAAAGGCTCGAAACGTTGCGCGGCAACAACGCCGTTTCCTTGGCGACCGTTGCCGAGGCAGCCCTCGACGCACGCGAACTCGACCTTGCCCGGCAAAAGGCCGAGGCCGCCGCCCGGCTCGCGCCGACCGAGAGCATTTTCATGCTGCTTGCGGATATCGAGGAGGCGGATACCGGCGACGAGGGCCGTATCCGCCACTGGATGGCGCAGGCGCTGCGCAGCCCGCGCGATCCGGCCTGGACCGCCGATGGGGTGATTTCACCCTCCTGGCTGCCGGTCTCGCCGGTCAGCGGCCGGCTCGATGCCTTCGAATGGAAGGCGCCGCCAACGCAGCTTTCGGCAACGACGGAAGAGGACCGGCCGGACGCCGACGCGGCAATCCGCAGCCTGCCGCCGGTGGCGACCGCGATACCTGCGGCCGCAGCCGAACCGCCGGAGCCCGCTGAAGCGGAAGCGCCCGCTGCTCCTGCCGAAGCCGAGACGCCGATCGAATTGCCGGAACGCAAGGAAGAAACCGCACGACCTGAGAGCAAGGAGCCGGTCGGCGACGAGGAACCGAGCCCCTTCTTCGGTCGCCGTCCGGACGATCCGGGCGTTCGCGCCTCCGCGGCGGGGGACGGGGACAAGACCAATTTCCGGCTTTTCTGA
- a CDS encoding TerB family tellurite resistance protein: MFERFRAFLEGLTGSAAQIERGDPRVAVIGLCFQVMEADGKIRSSERRKMRAIIKEYYQLDDSALNALVAAGETAESEAIDFYQFTAEIKRHFAEEQCIELVGMLWEIVYADGERSEMEDHVIWRIADLLGVSGRDRVLKRQEVVAKIDGEEDTGGQQES, from the coding sequence ATGTTTGAACGGTTTCGAGCCTTCCTCGAAGGGCTGACGGGTTCGGCTGCGCAGATCGAAAGGGGTGATCCCCGCGTTGCCGTCATCGGGCTTTGTTTCCAGGTGATGGAAGCGGACGGGAAGATCCGCTCTTCCGAGCGCCGCAAGATGCGGGCGATCATCAAGGAGTACTATCAACTCGACGACAGCGCACTCAATGCGCTGGTTGCAGCCGGCGAGACAGCCGAAAGCGAGGCCATCGACTTCTATCAATTCACGGCGGAGATCAAGCGTCACTTTGCGGAGGAACAATGCATCGAGCTCGTCGGTATGCTCTGGGAAATCGTCTATGCCGATGGCGAGCGCAGTGAGATGGAGGACCACGTGATCTGGCGGATCGCCGATCTTCTCGGCGTTTCGGGGCGCGACCGGGTCTTGAAACGTCAGGAAGTGGTCGCCAAGATCGACGGGGAGGAGGACACAGGCGGGCAACAGGAAAGCTGA
- a CDS encoding glutamine amidotransferase — translation MPQEGCDTKKPILIILHQERSSAGRVGHILEQKGFRLDIRRPALGDDLPPSLSHHSGTVVFGGPMSANDEEEFVRREIDWLSVPLKENKPYLGICLGAQMLARNLGGKVAPHQEGMTEIGWYPLKATEAGRALIDWPAMVYHFHREGFELPRDAELLATGDTYPNQAFRYGNNAWGIQFHGELTRAMMHRWVVHGAHRFVLPGAQMGKAHLDGHMLHDRPLRTWMENFLELIFLRREEAPKTVKNA, via the coding sequence ATGCCGCAAGAGGGCTGCGACACCAAGAAACCCATCCTCATCATACTCCATCAGGAGCGCTCGAGCGCCGGTCGTGTCGGCCATATCCTCGAGCAGAAAGGTTTTCGACTGGATATCCGCCGTCCGGCGCTCGGCGACGACCTGCCGCCGTCATTGAGCCACCATTCGGGCACGGTCGTCTTCGGCGGACCCATGAGCGCGAATGACGAGGAGGAGTTCGTTCGTCGCGAGATCGACTGGCTGTCGGTGCCGTTGAAGGAGAACAAGCCCTATCTCGGGATCTGCCTCGGCGCACAGATGCTCGCCCGCAATCTCGGCGGCAAGGTTGCACCCCATCAAGAGGGCATGACCGAGATCGGCTGGTACCCGCTCAAGGCCACGGAGGCCGGCAGGGCGCTGATCGATTGGCCGGCGATGGTCTACCATTTTCATCGCGAAGGCTTCGAACTGCCGAGGGACGCGGAGCTGCTGGCGACCGGCGACACCTATCCCAACCAGGCCTTCCGCTATGGCAACAATGCCTGGGGCATCCAGTTTCACGGAGAGCTGACACGGGCGATGATGCATCGCTGGGTCGTTCACGGCGCCCACCGCTTCGTGCTGCCCGGCGCCCAGATGGGCAAGGCCCATCTCGATGGCCACATGCTGCACGACCGCCCGTTGCGGACCTGGATGGAGAACTTCCTGGAGCTCATCTTCCTGCGTAGGGAAGAGGCTCCGAAGACTGTCAAAAATGCATGA
- a CDS encoding MFS transporter — MSADHAAQRFAAFRHVGYRRYFFSRFLAYFAVQIMSVAVGWQIYDLTRDPFALGLIGLFQFLPSLVLILVTGSVADRYNRRLIMGLCMLVGTLCAAALLALTLTGLFSPWPVYAILIVFGIERAFLAPASQSLAPNLVPAEDLANAIAWNSSSWQTATIVGPVVGGLIYGLDPTVPYAVSLCFFAAAALMVLAVPKPAQRSAQAGQSWQTITAGFRYIRAEKVVLGAISLDLFAVLLGGAVALMPVFARDILVLGPWGLGLLRAAPGIGAVGMAIWLAAHPIRNRAGFYMFTGVALFGLATIVFGLSTTAWISIVALIVMGAADMISVYVREILIALWTPDELRGRVNAVNMVFVGASNELGEFRAGIMASGFGSVFAVVFGGLGTLLVSLLWAIGFPQLRKIDTLDVPAEKRGV; from the coding sequence ATGTCGGCCGATCACGCTGCGCAACGCTTCGCCGCCTTCCGACATGTCGGCTACCGGCGCTATTTCTTCTCCCGCTTCCTCGCCTATTTCGCGGTCCAGATCATGTCCGTTGCGGTTGGCTGGCAAATCTACGACCTGACCCGCGACCCCTTCGCGCTCGGGCTCATCGGTCTCTTCCAATTCCTGCCATCGCTCGTGCTCATCCTCGTCACCGGCAGCGTCGCGGACCGCTACAACCGCCGCCTCATCATGGGGCTCTGCATGCTGGTCGGCACGCTCTGTGCCGCGGCGCTCTTGGCACTGACGCTGACGGGGTTGTTTTCGCCCTGGCCGGTCTATGCGATCCTGATCGTCTTCGGCATCGAGCGGGCGTTTCTTGCGCCGGCCTCGCAATCGCTGGCGCCCAATCTCGTGCCGGCCGAAGACCTGGCGAATGCGATTGCCTGGAATTCCTCGTCCTGGCAGACGGCGACGATCGTCGGGCCGGTGGTGGGCGGGTTGATCTACGGCCTTGATCCGACGGTGCCTTATGCGGTCAGTCTCTGCTTCTTCGCCGCGGCTGCGCTCATGGTGCTGGCGGTGCCAAAACCCGCCCAGCGCTCTGCGCAAGCGGGACAGAGCTGGCAGACGATCACCGCCGGCTTCCGCTATATCAGAGCCGAGAAAGTGGTGCTTGGAGCAATCTCGCTCGACCTCTTCGCCGTCTTGCTCGGCGGCGCGGTGGCGCTGATGCCGGTCTTCGCGCGCGACATTCTGGTGCTTGGGCCGTGGGGCCTGGGACTTTTGCGCGCCGCGCCGGGCATTGGTGCGGTCGGCATGGCCATCTGGCTCGCCGCCCACCCCATTCGAAACCGCGCCGGCTTCTATATGTTCACCGGCGTCGCGCTTTTCGGCCTTGCGACCATCGTCTTCGGACTCTCCACGACCGCCTGGATCTCGATCGTCGCGCTCATCGTCATGGGGGCCGCGGATATGATTTCGGTCTATGTGCGCGAGATCCTGATCGCGCTCTGGACGCCGGACGAACTGCGCGGCCGCGTGAATGCGGTCAACATGGTTTTCGTCGGCGCCTCCAATGAGCTTGGCGAATTCCGTGCCGGTATCATGGCTTCAGGCTTCGGCTCCGTCTTCGCTGTCGTCTTCGGCGGCCTGGGCACCTTGCTGGTATCGCTCCTCTGGGCGATCGGCTTTCCGCAATTGCGCAAGATCGATACGCTCGACGTACCCGCAGAGAAGCGCGGCGTCTGA
- a CDS encoding YggT family protein translates to MLAVIATLNLIINIAWFLIIASAIFSWLYAFNVINVNNQAINMIGRSLYQLTEPLYRPIRRFLPDMGGIDLSPLIVLVILYFIWYFLNTTVASALLG, encoded by the coding sequence ATGCTCGCAGTCATCGCAACCTTGAACCTCATCATCAATATCGCCTGGTTCCTGATCATCGCATCGGCCATCTTCTCCTGGCTCTACGCATTCAACGTGATCAATGTGAACAATCAGGCGATCAACATGATCGGCCGTTCGCTCTATCAGCTGACGGAGCCTCTTTACCGGCCGATCCGTCGGTTCCTGCCGGACATGGGCGGCATCGATCTGTCGCCGCTGATCGTTCTGGTGATCCTCTATTTCATCTGGTATTTCCTGAACACGACCGTCGCTTCCGCGCTGCTCGGCTAG
- the ppa gene encoding inorganic diphosphatase, whose translation MRIDAISIGKNPPEDVNVIVEVPVGGHPIKYEMDKEAGTLVVDRFLYTPMTYPGNYGFVPHTLSDDGDPIDVLICNTRPLVPGCVINVRPIGVMMMEDNSGKDEKIIAVPSGHLTKRYDKVNDYTDLPEITLKQIEHFFEHYKDLEPGKWVKIFGWKDASVARQLIVEAIERAKAQK comes from the coding sequence ATGCGGATCGACGCGATTTCCATCGGAAAGAATCCACCGGAAGATGTCAATGTGATCGTGGAAGTCCCGGTCGGCGGGCATCCGATCAAGTATGAAATGGACAAGGAAGCCGGTACGCTGGTCGTCGACCGATTCCTCTACACGCCGATGACCTATCCGGGCAATTACGGCTTCGTGCCGCACACGCTTTCCGATGATGGCGATCCGATCGACGTGCTCATCTGCAACACGCGGCCGCTGGTGCCGGGCTGCGTCATCAATGTCCGTCCGATCGGCGTGATGATGATGGAAGACAATTCCGGCAAGGACGAGAAGATCATCGCCGTGCCGTCGGGGCATCTGACCAAGCGCTACGACAAGGTGAATGACTACACCGACCTGCCGGAAATCACGCTCAAGCAGATCGAGCACTTCTTCGAGCACTACAAGGACCTCGAGCCCGGCAAGTGGGTGAAGATCTTTGGCTGGAAGGATGCGAGCGTCGCCCGCCAGCTGATCGTCGAGGCGATCGAACGCGCCAAGGCGCAGAAGTAG
- a CDS encoding GNAT family N-acetyltransferase: MKTVSIEVRPGEPREAAAIADVHRVSWLQAYGGLIPHRPLIRMVDRRDETWWRKATRGPATLLVIDVAGAIAGYATLGLSRARALPQEGEIYEIYLRPEYQGMGLGRVLFGEARSLLKSLGCDGLVVWCLEDSDQAYHFFQSAGGRDIAEGMEDFGEKHLKKVGFVWK, from the coding sequence ATGAAGACTGTTTCGATCGAGGTCAGGCCCGGGGAGCCACGCGAGGCGGCGGCGATCGCCGACGTTCATCGCGTTTCCTGGCTGCAGGCCTATGGTGGCCTTATCCCCCACCGCCCGCTGATCCGGATGGTCGATCGCCGCGACGAAACGTGGTGGCGAAAGGCTACGCGCGGCCCGGCGACGCTGCTCGTCATCGATGTCGCGGGCGCGATAGCCGGCTATGCTACGCTCGGCCTGAGCCGCGCGCGGGCGCTGCCGCAAGAAGGCGAAATCTACGAGATCTACCTTCGCCCCGAATATCAGGGCATGGGCCTCGGGCGGGTCCTGTTCGGTGAGGCCAGGAGCCTGTTGAAGTCGCTCGGCTGCGACGGCCTCGTGGTCTGGTGTCTGGAAGACAGCGACCAGGCCTATCATTTCTTCCAGTCGGCCGGCGGCCGCGATATTGCCGAGGGGATGGAGGATTTTGGCGAAAAGCATCTGAAAAAGGTCGGCTTCGTCTGGAAGTGA
- the leuC gene encoding 3-isopropylmalate dehydratase large subunit encodes MSAPRTLYDKIWDDHLVNQQDDGTCLLYIDRHLVHEVTSPQAFEGLRMAGRKVRAPEKTLAVVDHNVPTSPDRHLGIKNEESRIQVEALARNAADFGVEYYSENDRRQGIVHIVGPEQGFTLPGMTIVCGDSHTSTHGAFGALAHGIGTSEVEHVLATQTLIQKKAKNMLVRVDGQLPAGVTAKDIILAIIGEIGTAGGTGHVIEFAGEAIRSLSMEGRMTVCNMTIEGGARAGLIAPDETTFAYIKDRPRAPKGKAWDMALEYWKTLHTDEGAHYDRVVVLDAANLPPIVSWGSSPEDVVSVEGVVPNPDDIQDETKRASKWRALDYMGLKPGTKITDIGIDRVFIGSCTNGRIEDLRAVAKVVEGRKVASTVSAMIVPGSGLVKEQAEAEGLDKIFKEAGFDWREPGCSMCLAMNDDRLKPGERCASTSNRNFEGRQGFKGRTHLVSPAMAAAAAVAGHFVDIREWK; translated from the coding sequence ATGAGCGCACCGCGTACCCTCTATGACAAGATCTGGGACGATCACCTGGTAAACCAGCAGGACGACGGCACCTGTCTTCTCTACATCGACCGTCATCTCGTGCATGAGGTGACGAGTCCGCAAGCCTTCGAAGGCCTGCGCATGGCCGGCCGAAAGGTCCGTGCGCCGGAAAAGACGCTCGCCGTCGTCGACCATAACGTGCCGACCTCGCCGGATCGCCACCTCGGCATCAAGAACGAGGAAAGCCGCATCCAGGTCGAAGCGCTTGCCAGGAATGCTGCCGATTTCGGCGTCGAATATTATTCCGAGAACGACAGGCGCCAAGGCATCGTGCACATTGTCGGCCCCGAGCAGGGCTTCACGCTACCGGGCATGACGATCGTTTGCGGCGATAGCCACACCTCGACCCATGGCGCCTTCGGCGCGCTTGCGCACGGCATCGGCACCTCGGAAGTGGAGCACGTGCTGGCGACGCAGACACTGATCCAGAAGAAGGCGAAGAACATGCTGGTGCGCGTCGACGGCCAATTGCCGGCCGGCGTCACCGCCAAGGACATCATTCTCGCCATCATCGGCGAGATCGGCACGGCCGGCGGCACCGGCCACGTCATCGAGTTCGCCGGCGAAGCGATCCGTTCGCTCTCGATGGAAGGCCGCATGACCGTCTGCAATATGACGATCGAAGGTGGCGCCCGCGCCGGCCTGATCGCACCGGACGAAACAACCTTCGCCTATATCAAGGACCGGCCCCGCGCGCCGAAAGGCAAGGCCTGGGACATGGCGCTCGAATACTGGAAGACGCTGCATACGGACGAAGGCGCCCATTATGACCGGGTCGTCGTGCTCGACGCCGCCAACCTGCCGCCGATCGTCTCCTGGGGCTCCTCGCCGGAAGACGTCGTCTCCGTAGAGGGCGTCGTGCCGAACCCGGACGACATTCAGGACGAGACGAAGCGCGCTTCGAAATGGCGAGCCCTTGATTATATGGGCCTGAAGCCGGGTACCAAGATCACCGATATCGGCATTGATCGCGTTTTCATCGGCTCGTGCACCAATGGCCGCATCGAGGACCTGCGCGCCGTCGCCAAGGTTGTCGAGGGCCGTAAGGTCGCCTCGACCGTCTCGGCAATGATCGTGCCTGGCTCCGGCCTCGTAAAGGAGCAGGCCGAAGCGGAAGGCCTCGACAAGATCTTCAAGGAAGCGGGTTTCGACTGGCGCGAGCCGGGCTGCTCCATGTGCCTGGCGATGAACGACGACCGGCTGAAGCCGGGCGAGCGCTGCGCCTCGACTTCGAACCGCAATTTCGAAGGCCGGCAGGGCTTCAAGGGGCGCACCCATCTGGTCTCCCCTGCAATGGCCGCCGCCGCCGCGGTAGCAGGCCATTTCGTCGACATTCGCGAGTGGAAATAG
- a CDS encoding SixA phosphatase family protein, whose amino-acid sequence MSNRPLPQKLRLMLLRHAKSGWPEGVADHRRPLAERGRKAARVIGAYMAEHGLVPDLAIVSTARRAEETWEIVSDALPASVTARDAVGIYEVAAPAILKVVRDVEPWVSCLLLVGHNPGMAELALLLAGGGEDLPRLREKFPTAGLAVIDFEAEKWTDVAPGKGRLVRFVTPRLLEAK is encoded by the coding sequence ATGTCCAATCGCCCTTTGCCGCAAAAGCTCCGCCTCATGCTGCTCCGCCACGCCAAGTCCGGTTGGCCGGAGGGGGTTGCCGATCATCGCCGACCGCTGGCGGAGCGCGGGCGAAAGGCCGCACGGGTCATCGGCGCCTATATGGCCGAGCACGGGCTCGTCCCGGACCTCGCGATCGTCTCGACCGCTCGGCGCGCGGAGGAGACTTGGGAGATCGTCTCCGACGCACTGCCGGCAAGCGTCACGGCTCGCGATGCCGTCGGCATCTACGAGGTGGCGGCACCGGCCATACTCAAGGTCGTGCGTGACGTGGAGCCCTGGGTCAGCTGCCTTCTGCTCGTGGGTCACAATCCGGGAATGGCGGAACTGGCGCTACTGCTCGCCGGCGGCGGCGAAGATTTGCCGCGCCTCAGGGAGAAATTTCCGACGGCCGGGCTGGCCGTGATCGATTTCGAGGCCGAGAAGTGGACGGATGTCGCACCCGGAAAGGGCCGCCTCGTCCGCTTCGTCACACCGCGCCTACTGGAGGCCAAATGA
- a CDS encoding L,D-transpeptidase family protein: protein MRRKKPGASSATFSMILVRAAPRDRRRALVQFGGGTVEAAIGRGGVTALKREGDGATPRGSMRLIGGYVRRDRVRLPPTRLPVMATRREMLWCDAPNHACYNRPVRAPFSWSHEALMRDDGLYDVCLVMDWNISSRRRHVGSAIFFHLIRPGYEPTQGCVAVSLPAMKRLIRHMRAGMVVKVL, encoded by the coding sequence ATGCGTAGGAAAAAGCCGGGGGCGAGCTCGGCAACATTTTCGATGATCCTCGTGAGAGCCGCACCGCGCGACCGCAGGCGGGCGCTCGTCCAATTCGGCGGCGGCACCGTCGAGGCGGCGATCGGACGAGGCGGCGTAACCGCCCTGAAGCGCGAAGGCGATGGCGCGACGCCGCGCGGGTCGATGAGGCTGATCGGCGGTTATGTGCGGCGGGATCGTGTTCGCCTGCCGCCGACGCGCCTGCCGGTAATGGCAACGCGACGCGAGATGCTTTGGTGCGACGCCCCAAACCATGCCTGCTACAACCGTCCGGTCAGGGCCCCGTTTTCCTGGAGCCATGAGGCGCTGATGCGGGACGACGGGCTCTATGATGTCTGCCTGGTGATGGACTGGAACATCTCGTCCCGGCGCCGCCATGTGGGTTCCGCCATCTTCTTCCACCTCATACGCCCCGGCTATGAACCGACGCAAGGTTGCGTTGCCGTCAGCCTGCCTGCGATGAAACGCCTGATCCGGCACATGCGCGCGGGCATGGTGGTGAAGGTCCTCTGA
- a CDS encoding response regulator transcription factor: MATRTILLVDDDNDLRETLIEQLSLYEEFDLLQEATAGKGIQTARSRQVDLLIMDVGLPDMDGREAVKLLRKGGFKAPIIMLTGHDTDSDTILGLEAGANDYVSKPFRFAVLLARIRAQLRQHEQSEDATFSVGPYTFKPSQKLLTMENGQKIRLTEKEAAIIRYLYRADQKVVTRDVLLEEVWGYNSGVTTHTLETHVYRLRQKIERDPSNAEILVTENGGYKIVP; encoded by the coding sequence ATGGCGACCCGTACCATTCTCCTTGTCGACGATGACAATGACCTGCGTGAGACGTTGATAGAGCAGCTCTCGCTCTATGAGGAATTCGACCTTCTGCAGGAGGCCACCGCCGGCAAGGGCATACAGACGGCACGCTCCCGCCAGGTCGATCTCCTCATCATGGATGTCGGGTTGCCGGACATGGACGGGCGCGAGGCCGTGAAGCTGCTGCGCAAGGGCGGGTTCAAGGCGCCTATCATCATGCTCACCGGCCACGACACCGATTCGGACACGATTCTCGGGCTCGAGGCCGGTGCCAACGATTATGTCAGCAAGCCCTTCCGTTTTGCGGTGCTCTTGGCCCGCATCCGCGCCCAGCTTCGCCAGCACGAGCAGAGCGAAGACGCCACCTTCAGCGTCGGCCCCTACACCTTCAAGCCGAGCCAGAAGCTCTTGACCATGGAAAATGGCCAAAAGATCCGCCTGACGGAGAAGGAGGCGGCGATCATTCGCTATCTCTACCGCGCCGACCAGAAGGTGGTGACCCGCGACGTGCTGCTCGAGGAGGTCTGGGGCTACAATTCCGGCGTGACGACGCATACGCTGGAAACGCATGTCTACCGCCTTCGCCAGAAAATCGAGCGCGACCCTTCCAACGCGGAAATTTTGGTGACAGAGAACGGCGGTTACAAGATCGTTCCGTAA
- a CDS encoding cyclic nucleotide-binding domain-containing protein produces MGLNDDIALLSNVSLFADIGEDKLRLIAFGAERRRVAKGHELFREGAPADCAYAVASGRFSLTKAGPEGKPQPIGTAARGTLLSELALISMVERKFTATADEDSEVIRINRPLFRRMLEEYPEVTAMVEARIRENIQAMIRRVEALAGRFA; encoded by the coding sequence TTGGGGCTCAATGACGATATCGCGCTTCTGTCCAACGTCTCGCTCTTTGCGGATATTGGCGAAGACAAGCTGCGGCTGATCGCCTTCGGCGCCGAGCGCCGCCGCGTCGCCAAGGGGCATGAGCTTTTCCGGGAAGGGGCGCCGGCCGACTGCGCCTATGCGGTAGCGTCTGGACGCTTTTCCCTTACGAAGGCCGGTCCCGAAGGCAAGCCGCAGCCCATCGGCACCGCGGCTCGCGGTACGCTGCTCTCGGAGCTGGCGCTGATATCCATGGTCGAACGCAAATTCACGGCGACCGCCGATGAGGACAGCGAAGTGATCCGCATCAATCGGCCGCTCTTCCGCCGTATGCTGGAGGAATATCCGGAAGTCACCGCCATGGTCGAGGCCCGCATCCGCGAGAATATCCAGGCGATGATCCGCCGAGTCGAAGCGCTCGCCGGACGATTTGCCTGA